A segment of the Malaclemys terrapin pileata isolate rMalTer1 chromosome 1, rMalTer1.hap1, whole genome shotgun sequence genome:
aatgtctttaacgactgctgccacttgtgggtgaatagtgcgctggtcggtggacccgaagcctccggttcggggaacgtttcttccccctgccggaagggagtagggcacaagtatgagttgcgcccaggcatctccctgaaacagctgtttcgggagatgactccacagttgaacatggataattccaccatagtccgaatccaccaccccaggcaccacaaacaggccctgcttgctggtggacgagcggggtaggacaaggcccaccatgccctccggcagcgggccctgaatctgggacggcatgaggaggacctccccggggagagtgatatccatattttcctgattaacaaggtcaatccccgcactgccccttgtggcggcgggggcgtcgtgcacggagaggagcgcggccttgggtctcgggctggtcgcaggcctgcctactagtttcccggggggttgtctcggttagcagccaagaaccggctgtcacccccggccaagcgacactgcgcagcccaatggtagccctttttgcatttcggacacagcgtgcggggcctctggtctgcccggggcttgggtttgtttttacacacgCCCCcccaggggcccgacactcccgccaaaaatgtccgggcttctggcagttaaagcattTCCCCTGAgacttctgccccttgtgcagggcagctgccagcagggccatctgatgggtctgagtgcccacgtcagcacacgcctgcagcaattctgccagggtatacccggggcgcccgaccactgcctgcatggcacggtggcagtctgcattggcattttcgtaagccaattttatcattagttcagtctgggcttgcgggttatcaatctgcctctggactgcctcttggaggcggtcaataaactggtggaacaGTTCGgcggcaccctgccgagtaaccgcaaaggacttagaggactcgcctgcagcggggaccctgcggaacgctcgacggacacactggccaatgatgggaaaagctaccctgGGCGTGCCCACCGCCTGCTCGGGAATGCCCGAAAACTGCCccgtgccatataactgctcagcgaGATAGgcccccccaccttgtgctgctgctgcaagcgcctctcgctggtactcgctatcccacacaacgtattgcgcgggagacagcaccatgcgacacatgtctttccaatcttgggggagcaagaagtaaccgtttgacacaccttccaagatccccagggtgaaagtggaccgcaccccggtctcacaaaccgccttgcggagctcgcgcagaaccgagtaggggagagcctcccagtccactatctgccccccatttccattatcctgCCAAGAGAcaggaaacgcctcgaacccacacttggattcctcgtcggtcaagagaccggcctcacgcgctcgCCGCACCGCTGCGGCGACAGTGTCCCCCGCctgaccggtaggcaggggggcgccgccacgggcggcggtgCAGGGAGGATCAGCTGCAGGttggaggggggtggcccatcacctgggggcaaaagggggaccggcttggggctgttggggccgaacccctccagcgcctccttacaacgctgccagagcagcaggcactgaactggggcacggggtttactatacaaggtgatcccaatccgtatccaatcagaaagctgtaatgacccgcagtccggataccagAGGCACTGGCGagctatttcccttaggaggtcctcaatatgagcgactgggacagcgacacatgatcgctgtcggataatctcttgtaactctcttgcgtgctccttctgggcactggaaagttccccccccatactcacgaataaggggcggcaaacagccgcgggcgcgctcggcgtatccagccggtgagtagaggggcatcacgtcggggtcaccagctgtggtgacgacgcaggaaaggaaacagaacgccaggtttgttggtagccagagagctttacaagcctcttgcaaaaagcctcccaggaaaacttttcctggggtttttattcttctccttactttgtttacaacacttcttagtggtcacattcctgcgcatagaaaagccaggcagtgtacgtgcacataagataacgaacccatctctgagcgcgtgaacaccagctgcgagggtacaatcaaatcagccaaataagtttcccaaacacaaacgctggattgaaggtcactcctgcctcgtagccatgggagcagtttgccgcgcctgtgggctggcgattcgggagctatgcattcctacaCATAACCATGTTTTTCCAGTCCAGTGTTGTACTCTGGCCCTTTTACTTTGGTGACACAGATAGAAACACACTCCTATTAGGGCAATTCCAGTTATCACCTGTCTTATCATTAGTAGtaggctgagtgttttgaaatattGGGATAGGGATTGTGATAGTGTGTCCCACAGTGCTATGTATATgaaaagtaaaacagaaatttcactaccactgaggcctttatatataaatatattgtaattagttactacCCAGTACTGTCCATTCATGTTATAGGTTACCCTTATGGCTGGTTGTCACCCTCTGGTAAGCTTCACTGCGCAGGAAATAGAAGTGGCCAGCTTCTCTGTTCCATTGGTTGCACGGCTCTGCGATACACCAGTAGTTGATGCAGATTCAGTTGTTTCTTATGGATGCTGTCTTCcagataacctactgaatggacagtaaccaattGATCAAATAGTGCTGTGTCAGGATTTAGTATTGGTACCCAGACACtgaacaagattgttttgaataacgTGTGCCTTAGTTAGGATGTAGTGTCACTGACCCAAATTATGACTGGTATTAACAGGCAATTTGTTTACCCAATTTGTAGTTACTATgtaaccttttgtttgtttaccactttgttttttccttgccttcatgttgtttgctgccatttGTTTATTACTTTTTACCtgtgtgttggttaaacagtttagcaaggttatgcacattgtaaatgttgtacagcaataatacaataCAGCAATAAGACAACAGTACAACAATAATATAgtagtacagcaataatacagttgtTTTTACATAGTAACCAAGTTGAAGTTAAATGATGGCTTATCCTGGTCCAGCTAGTGGTTTTTAGCTGATTGTTAACTTAATTGTCCATATATGgtaggtagaggtgtatttaatcagtctcttatttataaagcacttcatttttcttttcctgatgCCTGGGGGTTTCTTCGCTATATACTGATATTTTCTGATGTCTTCAGGGTGTGATCTTTTCTGGTGTCTTTGGTCTGTGGGATGCAACTTAAACAGCTAGTTAGTTAACATAataaagggtttttgtttgtttgttttttgtttttgttttcagtaacccAAACTTAATACACAGTTTAACTtagtttgtttacaatgtaataaGAACAATGTAATAGGGACCAAGCCTTGTATAACACAAGCTAtacttttgcaattgttgtatagacattcattttcatttgaagtgcattactaatatttttaTACGAAATGTAATGCTTAACGGCTAAAATAAATGCTCACAATCTTCCATGAGAAGGTGTATTGCTTTCCCTTGGTGAACAATTTGTTTCAGCAAAAGAGTTAACAGAATTTTTACCAAGCTTTTTAGAGTTAATTTGCTTGTGATaccaatttcacttttgttaacTGTTTAGAAGCACAACTTTAACAACCACTGCTTCCCATTAACATAACGTAACAAAAGAAAAGCATAAAAAATTAAAGCaactataaaattaaaccaaaataaattttaaatacagtacTTTGAGGGTATTTGAGGGTATACTTTCATGATGCTTTGTTATGTTTGGGAGCCAAAGGTGGACACCTGTTCaaattgtttggttagctttatgcataaattgttattttaaaacatttgggtTATGATATccttataactatatttaaaagtgcaaacaagtttataaaaagcccaaacaagaaattaacattttattaatattatctttaccttaatgttgaggtttccccttacattttttctttgaataacaaattaaaaaaaatcttaacaaacaaaacaaaactgtgattgATAAGAGAATTATTTTTGTATGCAACTGAATTATTTGTTGAGgcaaaaatatatgtacatatatttgtaacTGAAACCTTTTTGAACTTTGCACAAAAAATTGGTGCTAATAATACTATGATTATACCCTAACCATGATTTTAAAACAGTATGGTACCACATATACataaatttttaaaagggtataaaattgacttttgttacaacaaaataaaaataataaaaaatagtcacGTGACACACACAACATACAACACAAGATAACACACATGATATACAAACTTATAATTAAAATCAAATGGTGCCAGAATTCTATTAATAACTATACAAAAtaaggcaaacaaaaaaaaataaaagggttaAACATTTGAATAAACAAATTATTTCCTTATTTAAAATTTGTAACATAAATTGGTAAAAAATATATTACTATTTGCCAAATGCATTGTATTAATTTGGTAACAAGGAattttgcattactttatatttaacattattttaaacctCTGCTGTATGGAAATAAGAAAAGcccatgtttcaaatattagtgagtggttaggattagaagcagagagtgcatttctgttgcttggcaaccataTCTTCAAGAATGCATCagcctgagcagatttcccttttACGTTTCAAACAACATCCTGTAGTaagtaaaacaatataaaacagatttattaattacagGAAGATCGATTGTTTAcgtgattataagtaatagtgTAAAGAACAAAGTTGAAATCTGAGAAATAAACAACATCACAATCTAAGTTCTATACACTAGACAGGTTTTGAATCAAACAGTGTGTCACCCTGATTGGACAAACAATCCACCAATCTTCCATACATAGGCTAGAAATCCCGTCAGCCTGGGACCACAGCCCCAGTTCAGTCCCAGGTTCTAACGTCTTTTGTGTtcagttgtggggggagtgaggccaaatGATGATGTTGTTTCCacattttatagcttctgccatgtggaggtaGCTTCATTTTTCCAAGCAAAGGCCCCCAGCACAGTtagtggaaaagtacaggcacaagatggagtccagtgtcCCAGcagctggtcacatgcccttggcTGCTTTCAGAACTTTAGGTACAAAAATGACTCTGAGGCTGCAGCTATGGCTCAGGGCAGCCTGAATTTTGCCATTCCACCCAGGCAGCCCAGGCTCTTCCCGTCCCCCACTGGCGCCTACTGGGGTGGGAGGCTTGAACTCCTGCCAGATGAAGCTGAGGCAGCCCAtgttcagggcttctgcccccttCTGCCAAGCTGCTCCACATGAATCATATCCtgattgccatgttctgttcattccctctgaagcacttagcACTGGGcactctcagaagacaggctactgggctacatTGACCACTTGTTttacctagtatggccattctggtCTCTTATTTAGATTCCAGATGTATCtgcctcctgctctaacccactataccccacccccctcccagagctgcgatagatcccaggagtcctgacagggTCTCTCTCTCCACAGTGTTAGTAACAAATTATGAataaacaattacattttaacaGGAATCTGTGCCCCTTAAGTGACTTCCCATAAGATGTGAGATCATAATTATTTTAGAGATGACTGGGTTGTAGCTGACTTGGGAGGGGAGACAGGAGCAAGTGACAGGGGCAGCGCCTTGGGGAGAAGACACACAGCAGAGTCGAGGTTTGACAGAAGAGATGGGGCAAGCTTGCAATTTCAGGCACCCAGGTAAGATCAATTAGAAATGTGGCAACCCAATGTAGTGTGCAAAGACTGATTCCCCAGTTCATCACATTGACACAGCCCAATAAGGACAGAAAAGGGTTcaatgtctctctgtctctccagtAAGTGATTCAGGGAAGAGACCCCAGCAACATGGActagccagctctgcacagagctcaaTCTCAGAGCCAGAGCAAGAGGAGAAAACATTTAGGTCTCTTTATGAGTaaagagctggagcagcctgccccggatctgtttggtcctcaccccatAAATGATGGGGTGTAGCATGGGTGGCACCAGCTGGTACACACTGGTAATGAGAATGAGGATATGCAATGGCACATTGTGGCCAAACCGCTGAATGAGAGAGGAGAATAAATCTGGGATGTATAAAGCTGAGATGGCACAAAGATGAGAGATGCAGGTCCCAAAAGTTTTGAGCcgggcatcctttgtggggaggcggaagatggccctgaggatctgagTGTAGGACACGGCGATAAAAAATAAATCCATTCCGCTCACAGAGAGAAGATTAAACAGGCCATAGTAACTACTGATGCGGATGTCAgcacaggccagcttcaccacagATATATGCGCACAATAGAagtgggggatgatgttggttctgcaatatggccactgcCTCGCCAGGAAGGGATAGGGTAATGTGATTATGCCACTACGCAGCACCACGGCCAGGCCTATCTTGGTCACAACAGAGTTTGTCAGGATCCTGGAATATCTCAGGGGATggcagatggccacgtagcgatcaaaagccatggccacgAGGATTCCAGACTCTATCTTTGAGAAGGAGTGAAcgaagtacatctgggtgaggcaggcactgaaactgATCTCCCtcgaattgaaccagaagatgcacAACATTTTGGGTACGGTGGATGTGGACATGACCAGGTCGCtgatggccagcatgcagaggaaatagaacATGGGCCCGTGGAGGCTCGGCTCCGTCTTCACGATGAAGAGGAGGGTGAAGTTCCCCAATACGGCCATGGTGTACATAGCACAGAAGGGAatcagcagatcgaggaacgtgatcgttcccctttattcgacattggtgaggcctcatctggaatactgtgtccagttttggtccccacactacaagaaggatgtggaaaaattggaaagagtccagcggagggcaacaaaaatgattaggggtctggagcacatgagttatgaggagaggctgagagaactgggattgtttagtctccagaagagaagaatgaggggggatttgatagcagccttcaactacctgaaggggggttccaaagaggatggagctcggctgttctcagtggtggcagatgacagaacaaggagcaatggtctcaagttgcagtgggggaggtccaggttggatatcaggaaaaactatttcactaggagggtggtgaaacactggaatgcgttacctagggaggtggtggagtctccttccttggaggtttttaaggcccggcttgacaaagccctggctgggatgatttagctgggaattggtcctgctttgagcagggggttggactagatgacctcttgaggtcccttccaactctgatattctatgattctatgattctatgattctatgaatggagATCCAGATatgggctgcctccaggccaggaatgccaagtaggatgaaggtggaggggttagTGAAGTCGGTTGTGTTAGAATCTGACATGGTGTAGGAGAGAAAATGTCCAACTCTGAGTCATAAGGTGTCTCCTGCATGTACTGTATGTTCCCCTGACTTTCTGTGTGTTCCCAGGATTTCGGGTGATGGTCGAAGTACAAATGCCTAAATGGAGAGACAACGTTAATATGAGACACTACATGTATTAGTGGAGGCTGTTCTCATGGGAGAAGCAGATTGATCactcttcacacactgaaaaatgacattttcattattctGAGAAAATAAATATGAACAAGGACCCTACTAAATCCAATTCCATAATTTTATTCTGCTCCCTGCATTAATAATGTGTacactttgtggtgggggaacaTTAAGAGGCACAAGCAGGAAACACAAGTGTGGATACTGGTTATCTATAATTGTTCCTTAATGCAATGCGAGTCTGGATTGGGAGTCCTTACTGAAGGGAGTTCCCCATTCATCCAGTTGCTGAAATTCAGAGagggcaaaagaaaaaaaaatttcgaAGACATGTGCTGTGAGAAACATCCCAACTAGAACATACCTCAGGGAAAAGACCTGGGTGCATTGATAATACCTCAAGAGAAACACCTGCTCATTTGCagcagtggacaaaacaaaacaatgttcaGCTCCCTAagttatgggatggagaataacatTTTCTGCATATGTGGTCAGTTTTGGTCACCCAGTCTCTATTAAGGACAGAAAAGTCTGGGACTCTTTAGTTTACACAAGAGACAACGATGAGAGCATATGATAtagaagaggaaaataaaattgaaacTGATTTACATTTAAATGGACAGTTCCCAACCATTATTATTGATTGACACTTAGTGCTCCAAGAGGAATAATTCCCCAAAGTTGAGGAAAATTGTTAGCAGAACTgattgggggggggaatggaattCAGAGAGAAAAATTTGAATGAATATTCGTAATTCCTTGATAACAGTTTATTTGATAGCAGAAAACTTATGATTCCACAGTTAACAAAGTGAACAACTTTGGGTAAACACTCAGTTTAGTGgtaaagtgaaggcagcaattagagggagggagggaaacaatATGTAACAagaaggaaaaagggaaaatagcTAGCCAAGaataaaaattggaagttaagaAAATTAGCAAATAACATtaagacatcaggaaaaactccaTGTTTGGCAGGGCTATGGATCACAAAGAGGAGGTTATtaagtatattaagaacaaatGAAATCCTAGAAAAGATTTATGTCAATTCCCGtgttaaatgtaaagtattaaaaataaagggaaagtgttttttttaataaaataatttataagGTTAAGAAAGGATGGAAAAGCTGGTATGGAATTAATTTAAAAAGTCTAGAAATGTAAGTAATACCAATCATCAACAGGGTTTATAAAAAAAAGAGATCTTCCCAAATAAACCTGATTTAATCCTTTTTTTGAGAGTACACATTAGTTGATGAAGGGTACACATCTGGAGGATCAAGGGAACAATGAAGATACAATGTACTTCGATTTCTTAGAGGCATTTGATTTAGTAGTGGAAAATATTGAGTTCATAAGTTGGAGCAAGGGAAGGATTTTACCTCTGCACATGGGATTGGTGAAAcaaactgcatccagttctggggtccacatggaaaaaaagatgttgaaaacttggagagggtgcagaaaaagCCACAAAAAGTATTGGAGGATAGAGAAAAAACTGGactgttagactttaaggtgtATATCTCTTTAACTTATCAAAAAGGTGATCAAGCGGAGACTTTCATGAGGAGAAAATCATGGGTAATAATGGGCTCTGTAATCTACCAGAGAGAGGCTGAGCAAGACCGAGGGGCTGGAATCTGAAGTCAGGCAAATTCCAGCTCAAAATTAGAGCCAAATATTtagcagtgagggtgattaaccactgttTATTTCGGTTTTCACCAGGATGGTTGGTGGTGTTTGGACACTTAACATAGAGAAGGCTAGTGAAAATGGGGTAGGTTCAgatgctaaaatagggaaagaacaagttaaaaattacttggataaGTTTGATGTCTTCAATTCACCAGGGCCTGACGAAATGCATCCAAGAGTACTCTgaaggaactgactgaggagatatctgagccattagctcttatctttgaaaagtgatgggagtcaggggagattccagaagactggaaaagagcacatatagtgcctatctataaatAGAGAATTAGGGAAACCCACACAATTACAGacaagtcagcttaacttctataCGAGgtaagataatgaagcaaataattatgGAATCAATTTGCAAGCATCTGGAAGATTATAAAGTGATAAGTTATAGGAAACATGGAttagtcaaaaacaaatcatgtaagaccaacctgatagttttctttgacagggtaacaaaccttgttgATGGAGGGAAGCAGTAGTTCTGGTATATCATTAGCATAACTTTCGATACCgtcttgcatgatcttctcattattaaactagggaaatagaagctacatggagctactataaggtggatgaataactgactgaaaaattgctcctggagagtagttatcaatttttttttaaatggagatatcccatctcctagaactggaagggaccttgaaaggtcattgagtccagccccctgccttcactagcagaaccaagtactgattttgccccaggtccctaagtggccccctcaacgattgaactcacaaccctgggtttaacaagccaattgtcaaaccactgagatatccctccctCCGTGCTTCACAGTGATGTtgaaagggcataacaagtgggattctgcaggggtcaattctggatccagttcttttcaatgtcttcatcaatgatttagatcatggcatagagagtacacttattaagtttgcacaTGATACTAAGTTGGGAGGGGTGCAAGTTTTTTTAGTATCAGATaaatattcaaaatgatctggaaaaactggagaaaaggaTGCTTAGGGGGCTTGAAAACacaacctatgagggaagattggaagatctaggtttgtttagtctgaataAGAGAACactgaggagggacatgataatAATGTTCAAATACcgaaaaggttgttacaaggagggagaaaaactattctccttaacctctgaagagaagacaagaagtaatggacttaaaaagtagcaagggaggtttaggttggacatgaggaaaaatgtttaaaaaaaggcaaatgcaatgttAGGTTATATTAGCAAAAGTATAACATGCAAGTCATGGTACTACTACTCGGTGTGGGTTAGGTCTCAATTGGAGTTATGTGTCCAATTTTGCACACCAATtaacagaaaggatgtagagaaccTGGAAAAGATCCATAGGCAAGTAACAAATGTTATCGAAGGGATGGAATGTAAGCCAGACAGAGCCCTGAAATGCAAAGGAGGGTGTGATAGTGTCTATGCATTAACACACAGTTGGCTCCTGATGTCTCTACTCAGTTCTTGctccaaggggagttttgcctcacTGGGGCCTGAGCAAAGCATGGGCCGTGgtctcagaatttggccttgtattgCACATCAActaacacctttcatcctgaaggattcactgtgccactgaaatgcatcACCTTGAGGCTGGAGTCCATCAGGCGGGATGCTCAGGGGTGCACAGAAAAGAGTGACATTTTGGCCAGTGATTCTTTAGTAAACTCAGCACTTACGGCAAGGGCCCTCGGATGTGTCATGATTGTGCAGAGCAGAAAGGACCACAGCCTTACCCTCTATCCCACCACACAAACGTTGCATAGGGTTTGTCGATCAGGTGAACTCCTCAtcaagagatgggtacctgtgaattctgagatGGAAGTGTCCTCCCTAGGAATCCTCCTCAGGTATCCGTGACCCATAGCTCTCTAAACCCAATATTTGCAGCATCTTCCAATTCCAAGAGCCAACAAACTGTGTGCACAgtttataatatagctctgtTTAATCCCA
Coding sequences within it:
- the LOC128848219 gene encoding olfactory receptor 52R1-like; its protein translation is MAVLGNFTLLFIVKTEPSLHGPMFYFLCMLAISDLVMSTSTVPKMLCIFWFNSREISFSACLTQMYFVHSFSKIESGILVAMAFDRYVAICHPLRYSRILTNSVVTKIGLAVVLRSGIITLPYPFLARQWPYCRTNIIPHFYCAHISVVKLACADIRISSYYGLFNLLSVSGMDLFFIAVSYTQILRAIFRLPTKDARLKTFGTCISHLCAISALYIPDLFSSLIQRFGHNVPLHILILITSVYQLVPPMLHPIIYGVRTKQIRGRLLQLFTHKET